A genomic region of Zea mays cultivar B73 chromosome 6, Zm-B73-REFERENCE-NAM-5.0, whole genome shotgun sequence contains the following coding sequences:
- the LOC100275998 gene encoding uncharacterized LOC100275998, translating into MSVAIRSGELLACPVALRRAPLAVSVVSVRMRARGAVAVRAEATAEGVGKEGKKAAGKKKPASGITKPKPISTELREFVGGAAELPRTEAIKLVWAHIKGNNLQDPNNKKIIICDEKLKKIFGGRDRVGFLEISGLLNPHFQK; encoded by the exons ATGTCGGTGGCCAtccgctccggcgagctccttgcgTGCCCCGTCGCACTCCGGCGGGCGCCCTTGGCTGTGTCTGTGGTGTCGGTGCGGATGAGGGCTAGGGGCGCCGTGGCTGTGCGGGCGGAGGCAACGGCCGAGGGGGTAGGGAAAGAGGGGAAGAAGGCGGCGGGGAAGAAGAAGCCGGCGAGCGGGATCACCAAGCCGAAGCCCATCTCTACAGAGCTGCGGGAGTTCGTCGGCGGCGCGGCGGAGCTGCCCCGGACTGAGGCCATCAAGCTGGTATGGGCGCACATCAAGGGCAACAACCTCCAG GATCCAAACAACAAGAAGATAATAATCTGCGATGAGAAACTGAAGAAGATATTCGGAGGGCGTGACCGCGTTGGGTTTCTCGAAATTTCCGGGCTGCTGAACCCCCACTTCCAGAAATGA